The following proteins are co-located in the Styela clava chromosome 15, kaStyClav1.hap1.2, whole genome shotgun sequence genome:
- the LOC120334301 gene encoding ubiquitin-like modifier-activating enzyme 5 yields MADSEVTKLKQRIRDLENEVAKLKGAGEEAQKMRNKIDKMSSEVVDTNPYSRLMALKRMGIVENYEMIRTFSVAVVGVGGVGSVTAEMLTRCGIGKLLLFDYDKVELANMNRLFFQPHQAGLSKVKAAEDTLREINPDVEFESHNYDITTMDNFQHFMGRLQEGGKVEGHKVDVVLSCVDNFEARMTINTACNELRQKWIESGVSENAVSGHIQFIDPGVTACFACAPPLIVATHTDEKTLKREGVCAASLPTTMAVVAGLLVQNTLKFLLKFGTVSNYVAYNALLDFFPSMTMKPNTDCSDSFCRKNQEICKELAKTAKPVKEKKVEKKEISTENEWGIEIVQDENPQEDSNPIPNLVEGLSVAYTVPAAKDINSANEETVDTSGASLEDLMAQMKNM; encoded by the coding sequence ATGGCTGATTCCGAAGTAACTAAACTCAAACAGAGAATAAGGGATTTAGAAAATGAGGTCGCAAAATTAAAAGGGGCCGGGGAGGAGGCCCAAAAAATGcggaataaaattgataaaatgagTTCGGAAGTTGTTGATACAAATCCATACAGTCGTCTTATGGCTTTGAAGAGAATGGGTATCGTTGAAAATTACGAGATGATTCGGACATTTTCAGTTGCGGTTGTAGGAGTTGGTGGTGTAGGGAGCGTAACGGCAGAAATGCTTACTCGTTGCGGAATCGGGAAACTTCTTTTGTTTGATTATGATAAAGTGGAATTGGCAAACATGAATCGGCTATTTTTTCAACCCCACCAAGCGGGGCTAAGTAAAGTGAAAGCCGCGGAAGATACGTTACGAGAAATAAACCCCGATGTTGAATTCGAATCAcacaattatgacatcacaactATGGataattttcaacatttcaTGGGCCGTCTTCAAGAAGGTGGAAAGGTTGAAGGTCATAAGGTCGATGTTGTGCTAAGCTGTGTGGATAATTTCGAAGCTCGAATGACTATCAACACTGCTTGTAATGAACTTCGTCAAAAGTGGATTGAATCTGGAGTTAGTGAGAATGCTGTTTCCGGTCATATTCAATTTATCGACCCTGGTGTAACCGCGTGCTTCGCTTGCGCTCCACCGTTAATCGTAGCGACACACACGGACGAGAAGACGTTAAAACGAGAAGGGGTGTGTGCTGCTAGTTTACCTACTACAATGGCTGTCGTTGCAGGGCTATTAGTACAAAacactttgaaatttttattgaaatttggtACGGTATCGAACTACGTTGCATACAACGCGTTACTCGATTTTTTCCCTTCGATGACAATGAAACCTAATACAGATTGCTCTGATTCTTTTTGTCGCAAAAACCAAGAAATTTGCAAGGAGCTTGCGAAAACAGCAAAACCTGTAAAGGAgaaaaaagtagaaaaaaaagaaatatcgACCGAAAACGAATGGGGAATTGAAATAGTACAAGATGAAAACCCGCAAGAAGATTCAAATCCTATTCCTAACTTAGTCGAAGGATTATCTGTAGCTTATACAGTACCAGCCGCAAAAGACATTAATTCAGCAAATGAAGAGACTGTGGACACTTCAGGTGCTTCGTTAGAAGATCTAATGGCACAAATGAAAAATATGTGA
- the LOC120333701 gene encoding uncharacterized protein LOC120333701, producing the protein MASPNDKNRGLGETTSRSPTSGQCSSNDVSDQPSTNEFSITNPFENHNSIDSLLQPSFSPSVFRMNVTSETDSQKTPKSFWNIDQIAVLKPMDFDLSSLHNQQDFLRLDPASERRAQQAIDEFFASHIELPSPWSGDRSKNQHLLALISPSPAQMKKKVNLMTPCGTVKPGCSSSSAASSLSSSSQIRVRKFLANNGKYATSCGKNVKDEDVFTEKLIKTSVEAKNVSTQTTLTLPKNFDLEAILGQYYTHEEKTENTSEILNNTSLRRKLFFPDGREVDTRDKHGEININMLQHIDDINDLEQFAESPVPLHKIQPSNNNMTPLTHPTHGDISRTPSTCQSHFSSSPLLSGVGFDPKTPCSAKSSRPRFGSGVRRRKMLLGSSEDEELMKIQMHELDSPELSPVKCDDFLNDMPQSEILSANNENTLEDASMSFNVSGMLGEKSSRKIALEGHSHPPPAMESSRRQLLLDSPPLSPIQPIDHKPHLKKSSSTNQINSSNWLNVREQGRQLCPSPMLSPIPCKHLDKNTKLNTLGIKIDETSMLSSTATRPNLQSISDDFSLAKSAIDFGLSTSKTPPSAKKSVNFDNMENSEIKSDAESNKENILPSSMACSSMVMIENENLNLENTNEDISMILDQTSCNQDLCNDDIQMQFEKHSTSVLYCSQGFSSSNPISAGCSRIQPTDSSDQLHPGNLDRKLTKMDTISPKKLFLPKSCNTSGIETSVPGIMDVSMPQIQCHAFDDTTSSQHPTQGDSGYSTTQSNYQAIL; encoded by the coding sequence ATGGCCTCGCCAAATGATAAAAACAGAGGTCTTGGTGAAACTACCTCAAGatctcccactagtggtcaatgTAGTAGTAACGATGTCTCTGATCAGCCGAGTACAAATGAATTCAGCATCACAAATCCGTTTGAGAATCATAACTCGATTGATAGCCTGCTACAACCGTCGTTCAGTCCGTCCGTGTTTCGCATGAACGTTACCTCGGAAACAGATTCACAAAAAACTCCTAAAAGTTTTTGGAATATTGATCAAATCGCAGTTTTAAAACCAATGGATTTCGATCTCTCCTCTTTACATAACCAGCAAGATTTTTTACGACTCGACCCAGCGAGCGAACGCCGTGCCCAACAAGCCATTGATGAATTTTTCGCAAGCCACATTGAGCTTCCAAGTCCCTGGTCTGGTGATCGTTCAAAAAATCAACATCTCCTTGCTCTTATTTCCCCCTCCCCGgcacaaatgaagaaaaaagtTAATCTGATGACACCGTGTGGTACAGTGAAGCCAGGATGTTCATCATCGTCCGCAGCGTCATCCCTTTCATCCTCCTCGCAGATCAGAGTTCGAAAATTTTTAGCGAACAATGGCAAGTATGCTACCAGTTGTGGTAAAAATGTAAAAGACGAGGATGTCTTCACAGAAAAACTTATCAAAACATCAGTCGAAGCAAAAAACGTTTCTACGCAAACGACTTTGACCTTGCCAAAAAATTTCGACCTTGAAGCAATATTAGGACAATATTACACTCACGAAGAAAAGACTGAAAATACAAGCGAGATACTAAACAACACTTCTTTACgtcgaaaattattttttcctgATGGTCGTGAAGTCGACACACGAGATAAACACGGAGAAATAAATATCAACATGCTCCAACATATCGATGACATCAATGACCTTGAACAATTCGCTGAATCACCTGTTCCGCTTCACAAAATTCAGCCGAGTAATAATAATATGACTCCTTTGACACATCCAACGCATGGAGACATATCTCGAACTCCGAGTACATGTCAGTCACATTTTTCGTCTAGTCCGTTACTGAGTGGAGTGGGATTCGATCCCAAGACCCCATGCTCCGCAAAATCCAGTAGACCAAGATTTGGAAGCGGCGTTCGACGGCGAAAAATGCTTCTCGGCAGCAGCGAGGATGaagaattaatgaaaatacaaatgCATGAGCTTGATTCGCCAGAATTATCTCCAGTCAAGTGTGATGATTTTCTCAACGATATGCCGCAAAGTGAAATATTATCTGCGAATAATGAAAATACATTAGAAGACGCATCAATGTCTTTTAACGTTTCCGGAATGTTAGGTGAAAAGTCGAGCCGTAAGATAGCGCTAGAGGGTCATAGCCATCCCCCTCCAGCTATGGAGTCTAGTCGGAGGCAATTATTACTGGACAGTCCACCATTGTCCCCAATTCAACCAATCGATCATAAACCTCATTTGAAAAAGTCATCTTCGACGAATCAAATAAACTCGAGTAACTGGCTGAATGTTCGTGAACAAGGTAGACAACTTTGCCCTTCACCTATGCTCTCCCCAATTCCTTGCAAACACTTGGATAAAAACACAAAACTTAACACTTTGGGAATCAAAATTGACGAAACCTCAATGCTATCGTCGACAGCTACACGTCCTAATTTGCAGTCAATTTCAGATGATTTTAGTCTTGCGAAAAGCGCGATTGATTTTGGACTCTCGACTTCAAAAACGCCACCTTCAGCGAAGAAATCTGTCAATTTCGACAACAtggaaaattctgaaattaaatCAGACGCAGAAAGTAATAAAGAGAATATTCTACCTTCCAGTATGGCCTGTTCATCCATGGTTATGATAGAAAACGAAAACTTGAATTTGGAAAACACGAACGAGGACATCTCTATGATTTTAGACCAAACATCTTGTAACCAAGACTTGTGCAATGACGatattcaaatgcaatttgaaaaacacaGTACCTCAGTTTTATATTGCAGTCAGGGATTCTCAAGTTCGAATCCCATTTCAGCTGGTTGCAGTCGTATCCAGCCCACAGATTCATCTGATCAATTACATCCAGGTAACTTGGATAGGAAACTAACAAAAATGGATACAATTAGtccaaaaaaattgtttctaccAAAATCATGCAACACTAGTGGCATTGAGACATCAGTTCCTGGCATTATGGATGTGTCAATGCCACAAATCCAATGCCATGCCTTTGATGACACAACAAGCTCTCAACACCCTACTCAAGGAGACAGTGGGTATTCAACAACACAAAGCAATTACCAAGCAATACTGTGA
- the LOC120334299 gene encoding uncharacterized protein LOC120334299 produces the protein MSGSAEAAVLLNNDFRWKEVCESHASMSACKLATALTSLLLEYKACANIQAILTQIKDHYDEHFHACFDSQLKHIGDENNEQYQHGYDGLTTGFNSNEDSLGKHRGRSKSEGNWMTGLSVNKKRISKASENNSSIFENEISMPERRRSMDSISNPSTTDSKKSAKSKLRRGISLRTSLKFRKSKGVTLDKPSTPEPDPISNSDASLNEKPNFVTSVLRKFRPSYKRRSSKSFGSSEKCDPGSITKHEGIISYLTVTNSSAGDTLDFQRARLVLRDIKVGYQVELYTPCKSEKPKILINGSDIIEIRKTNALEMPDTDYAFVVKSNTEEYVIKTSRKNELSQWLTEIQDLSSKYGKHECHKHLYVPMNVKEAASNDGSVESQGDGDDSRKSSGNNLTPPSTDSALLTGGEEHGDGIDFVTTVLLGNWETTMAELGIRNQSTEEEEGGALDEEAEPGATAAPVPEGPPDLDQFPWFHGKLTRLNAADLVLQGGCRHHGVFLVRQSETRTGGYVLSFNFQGKAKHLRLSIGDEGQCRVQHLRFNTIFDMLEHFRTHPIPLESGGSTDVCLTDFIINEKCEKNKKVAVSSQPPSLHASTTKIEIENLIVDLETIPPENKDVTFLQVNNRSTSLHSVETEIPENVNSILRPFSETPGSILRPFSEPGISNTLTDGPNHVNHQVSELENGGAGLPPTIPPTQHVRAIENHYAFS, from the exons ATGTCTGGGAGTGCGGAAGCCGCAGTCCTTCTGAACAATGATTTTCGTTGGAAAGAAGTTTGCGAATCTCACGCTTCAATGAGCGCGTGCAAACTCGCAACAGCGCTAACGAGTTTGCTGTTGGAGTACAAAGCTTGTGCGAATATTCAGGCGATTTTAACACAAATTAAAGATCATTATGACGAACATTTTCATGCGTGTTTCGATAGCCAGTTGAAACATATTGGAGACGAAAATAATGAACAATATCAGCATGGTTACGATGGACTCACGACTGGATTTAATTCAAATGAAGATTCGTTAGGAAAGCATAGAGGGAGAAGCAAGTCTGAAG GCAACTGGATGACTGGCTTATCAGTTAACAAAAAGAGGATTTCGAAAGCCAGCGAAAATAATTcgtcaatatttgaaaatgaaatcagCATGCCAGAACGACGGCGTAGCATGGACAGTATATCAAACCCCAGTACGACAGATTCTAAAAAATCTGCAAAATCGAAGTTACGACGCGGAATATCGCTTCGTACGAGCCTAAAATTCCGTAAATCAAAAGGAGTAACTCTTGATAAACCTTCAACACCGGAACCAGACCCGATTTCGAACAGTGACGCTTCTCTGAACGAAAAACCTAATTTTGTTACTTCAGTTTTGAGGAAGTTTCGACCTAGTTATAAAAGAAGATCATCAAAG aGTTTTGGATCTTCAGAAAAATGTGATCCTGGAAGTATTACAAAGCATGAAGGCATAATCAGTTATCTAACAGTAACCAACTCAAGTGCCGGCGACACTCTTGATTTCCAAAGAGCGAGACTCGTGCTCAGAGACATCAAAGTTGGATACCAAGTGGAGTTATACACCCCATGCAAA AGTGAAAAACCAAAGATCCTGATCAATGGTTCAGATATAATTGAAATCAGAAAAACCAACGCTCTGGAAATGCCGGATACAGACTATGCGTTTGTTGTAAAG tCCAACACAGAAGAATATGTCATCAAGACGTCGAGGAAGAATGAACTTTCGCAATGGCTGACTGAGATTCAAGACTTGAGTTCCAAATATGGAAA GCATGAATGCCATAAACACCTTTATGTTCCAATGAATGTGAAAGAAGCCGCAAGTAATGATGGATCAGTGGAAAGCCAGGGGGATGGAGATGACTCAAGAAAG AGCTCTGGCAACAATCTGACCCCACCATCAACAGATTCAGCATTACTTACAGGAGGAGAGGAACACGGTGACGGAATAGATTTTGTTACAACTGTCTTGT TGGGCAACTGGGAAACAACAATGGCGGAATTGGGAATCCGTAATCAGTCAACCGAAGAAGAAGAGGGCGGAGCTTTAGACGAGGAGGCGGAGCCAGGAGCAACAGCTGCCCCAGTGCCAG AAGGCCCGCCAGACCTTGATCAGTTTCCATGGTTTCATGGGAAGTTAACTAGACTCAATGCAGCCGATCTTGTTCTCCAAGGAGGCTGTCGACATCACGGAGTCTTTCTTGTACGACAATCAGAAACAAGAACTGGTGGATACGTTCTTTCATTCAACTTTCAGGGAAAAGCAAAG CACTTACGATTATCCATTGGAGACGAAGGCCAGTGCCGAGTCCAGCATCTTAGATTCAACACAATATTCGATATGTTGGAACACTTCCGCACTCATCCTATCCCTCTCGAATCTGGAGGATCAACGGACGTTTGTTTGACGGATTTCATCATCAACGAAAAATGTG AGAAAAACAAGAAAGTCGCAGTATCAAGTCAACCACCTTCACTTCACgcatcaacaacaaaaattgaaattgaaaatttaatcgTTGATTTGGAAACGATCCCACCGGAAAATAAAGACGTTACATTTTTACAAGTCAACAATAGGAGCACTTCTTTACACAGTGTGGAAACAGAAATACCAGAGAATGTAAACTCCATTTTGCGTCCGTTTTCTGAGACACCAGGCTCTATTTTACGTCCTTTTTCAGAGCCGGGTATAAGTAATACTTTAACAGACGGGCCTAATCATGTAAACCATCAAGTTTCAGAACTGGAAAATGGGGGTGCTGGACTTCCCCCTACAATTCCCCCCACTCAGCACGTGAGGGCGATAGAGAACCATTACGCTTTCAGTTAA